From one Streptomyces sp. NBC_01197 genomic stretch:
- a CDS encoding chromosome segregation ATPase: MAGNSAKRKAVQSEERPKWVPLREDQHSELSTIARELMLARSQKTERITENTVIRLAVDLVIRYPDLLVGDTEDDLRTNMLDRFEQLRERERELLAGGAEDQPGEGQ, encoded by the coding sequence GAAGCGCAAGGCCGTGCAGTCCGAAGAGCGGCCCAAGTGGGTGCCGCTGCGCGAGGACCAGCACAGCGAGCTGTCCACCATCGCGCGGGAGCTGATGCTGGCCCGGTCGCAGAAGACGGAGCGGATCACGGAGAACACGGTGATCCGGTTGGCCGTCGACTTGGTGATCCGGTACCCGGATCTGCTGGTCGGCGACACGGAAGACGACCTGCGTACGAACATGCTCGACCGGTTCGAGCAGCTGCGGGAGCGGGAGCGTGAGCTGCTGGCCGGCGGCGCGGAAGACCAGCCGGGGGAGGGCCAGTGA